The following coding sequences lie in one Heyndrickxia oleronia genomic window:
- a CDS encoding Nramp family divalent metal transporter, which translates to MNAHANQTHKEQGWLKQSSNVSLEEVNNSVKVPNKAGFWRKFLAFAGPGSLVAVGYVDPGNWATSIAGGARFGYTLLSVILISNLMAILLQGLSAKLGIVTGRDLAQATRDATGKKMAVFLWILTELAIIATDLAEVIGSAIALNLLFGIPLLMGIIITTLDVLLLLLLQKKGFRIIESIIIVLMTTIFGVFAFEVIISKPEVSALLSGYVPKAEIVTNPEMLFISLGILGATVMPHNLYLHSSIVQTRQFTRDRQGKKEAIKFSLLDSTFSLTIAFLINSGILILGAAAFHGTGLDVSEIEGAYKLLSPTLGVGIASTLFAVALLASGQNSTITGTLTGQIVMEGFVNLRISPWLRRLITRLIAVIPAFIVTWIAGSRGTADLLLWSQVILSLQLPFAVVPLVLFTSSKKKMGEFTNSMWVKVLSWLCTLVIIALNIFLVGYIIVTGHEIG; encoded by the coding sequence ATGAATGCACATGCTAATCAAACACATAAAGAACAAGGTTGGCTCAAACAAAGTTCAAATGTAAGTCTAGAGGAAGTAAATAACTCGGTTAAGGTTCCAAATAAGGCGGGATTCTGGAGAAAATTTCTTGCATTTGCTGGTCCAGGATCATTAGTCGCGGTTGGTTATGTTGATCCAGGAAACTGGGCAACATCTATTGCAGGTGGTGCACGTTTTGGTTATACGCTTTTATCTGTCATTTTAATTTCAAATCTAATGGCTATTTTACTGCAAGGATTATCAGCTAAACTAGGAATTGTAACCGGCAGAGATCTAGCACAAGCTACAAGAGATGCAACAGGTAAAAAGATGGCTGTATTTCTTTGGATCCTAACAGAGCTTGCGATTATTGCCACAGACTTAGCTGAAGTAATTGGTTCAGCCATTGCTTTAAATCTTTTATTTGGAATTCCTCTATTAATGGGGATAATCATTACTACATTGGATGTTCTATTACTTTTACTTCTTCAGAAAAAAGGATTTAGGATTATTGAATCCATAATTATTGTTTTAATGACCACAATATTTGGAGTGTTTGCTTTTGAAGTGATTATTTCAAAGCCTGAAGTTTCAGCATTATTAAGTGGGTATGTTCCAAAAGCAGAAATTGTGACCAATCCAGAGATGCTATTTATTTCTTTAGGAATTCTAGGAGCAACCGTAATGCCACATAATTTATATTTGCATTCATCAATAGTGCAAACGAGACAGTTTACACGGGATCGACAAGGTAAGAAGGAAGCTATTAAATTTTCTTTACTAGATTCAACTTTTTCTTTAACGATTGCCTTTTTAATTAATTCAGGAATATTAATTTTAGGTGCAGCCGCATTTCATGGTACTGGATTAGACGTATCTGAAATTGAAGGAGCATATAAACTACTAAGTCCAACATTAGGGGTCGGAATAGCAAGTACCCTATTTGCAGTTGCTTTACTTGCATCTGGACAAAATTCAACAATTACTGGTACTTTAACAGGGCAAATCGTTATGGAAGGATTCGTTAATCTCAGAATTTCACCATGGCTTCGCCGTTTGATCACACGCCTGATAGCTGTCATACCAGCATTTATTGTTACATGGATTGCTGGATCACGGGGAACTGCTGACTTGCTTTTATGGAGTCAGGTCATCTTAAGTCTACAGCTCCCATTTGCCGTCGTTCCATTAGTATTATTCACAAGCAGTAAAAAGAAAATGGGTGAATTCACGAACTCTATGTGGGTTAAAGTTCTTTCGTGGTTATGTACACTCGTAATCATTGCACTCAATATTTTCTTAGTTGGATATATCATCGTCACTGGTCATGAAATAGGGTAA
- a CDS encoding S-layer homology domain-containing protein, which produces MKRKKIVGKWLLATSLSAAMIGGGLTLPVHPVSANELSQQVEDGQVAKEFLSLVKDQKWNEIYQLFNGNLQKYYSKEEVPQIFQGLTATFGKIQTFNVQSNVNNGIHNKVTMLVTAELGPFSFVVNVDKSGKVDDFHTEMATDPNQFSNPSYNHPENYSEKQIQVGEGEFALPGILTVPKGEGPFPVVVLVHGSGPNDMDETAYGFKPFRDIAVGLANKGVAVLRYDKRTNTHALKSSKDPKFSIMEETVLDANLAVSALKSVPEVDAKNIYVLGHSQGGYALPLILDNDKNHEIKGAIGVAGPTGKFHELLLWQMEQSIKRAEGMKAPQEQIDQAKMELEVYKSQFSMLDNPNYNKDHIPAEFQLQPAYWWFDLRDYQPSELIKKQDTPMLFLQGNKDIQVPAEQLENWKTALKGHDNVQFRSYPDMMHFLVNIKGEANGVTEYSTPGNVAPELIDDVATWVKTGSLEEQEHVDLSIFKDYKKDAYWSEAFEWAVNHGIIKGFAKEQLLKPNQPMTESQYLNVFLRYTLGQDLKDESVKNLYTLAKSYELPVTGKSNHVVTRGEAAILLVKSFTDKKMTEKEAIQWLYDHQIVNGYTDKKGNNPKNYQSYQAKKPITRADLVTMFYRVQSM; this is translated from the coding sequence GTGAAAAGAAAAAAAATCGTTGGGAAGTGGCTACTTGCAACATCATTAAGTGCAGCTATGATTGGAGGGGGATTAACACTACCAGTTCATCCGGTGTCTGCTAACGAATTATCCCAGCAAGTAGAGGATGGTCAGGTTGCGAAGGAATTTCTTTCATTAGTAAAGGATCAAAAATGGAATGAAATCTATCAATTATTCAATGGTAATCTACAAAAATATTATTCAAAAGAAGAAGTGCCTCAAATTTTTCAAGGACTTACAGCTACATTCGGAAAAATACAAACCTTCAATGTTCAAAGTAATGTAAATAATGGCATACATAATAAGGTGACGATGTTGGTCACAGCTGAACTAGGTCCGTTTAGCTTTGTAGTCAATGTAGATAAAAGTGGAAAGGTAGATGATTTCCATACTGAGATGGCTACTGATCCTAATCAGTTTAGCAATCCATCGTACAATCATCCTGAAAATTATTCAGAAAAACAGATACAAGTTGGAGAAGGTGAATTTGCTTTACCAGGAATTTTGACTGTACCTAAAGGAGAGGGACCATTCCCGGTTGTTGTTCTTGTTCATGGTTCAGGTCCAAATGATATGGATGAGACAGCCTATGGATTTAAGCCATTCCGTGACATTGCAGTAGGATTAGCGAATAAAGGAGTAGCCGTTCTCCGTTATGATAAAAGGACCAATACTCATGCATTAAAATCGAGCAAGGATCCAAAGTTTTCTATAATGGAGGAAACTGTGCTGGATGCAAATCTGGCTGTATCTGCACTTAAATCAGTTCCAGAGGTAGATGCAAAGAATATTTATGTGCTTGGACATAGCCAAGGCGGGTATGCTCTTCCGCTTATTTTAGATAATGATAAGAATCATGAGATAAAAGGCGCAATCGGTGTAGCTGGTCCAACAGGAAAATTCCATGAGCTTTTACTTTGGCAAATGGAGCAATCAATCAAGCGTGCTGAAGGAATGAAAGCACCTCAGGAACAAATCGATCAGGCCAAAATGGAATTAGAAGTATATAAAAGTCAATTCTCTATGCTAGACAATCCAAACTATAATAAGGATCATATTCCAGCTGAATTTCAATTACAACCAGCCTATTGGTGGTTTGATTTAAGAGATTATCAGCCATCCGAATTAATCAAAAAGCAAGATACGCCTATGCTCTTCTTACAAGGGAATAAGGATATCCAGGTACCAGCAGAGCAATTAGAAAATTGGAAGACTGCTTTAAAGGGTCATGATAATGTCCAGTTTCGATCCTACCCTGATATGATGCATTTTCTTGTGAATATTAAAGGAGAGGCAAATGGTGTGACTGAATATAGTACACCAGGTAATGTTGCTCCAGAACTAATCGATGATGTAGCAACATGGGTCAAAACAGGCTCACTAGAAGAGCAGGAACATGTAGATTTATCGATTTTTAAAGATTACAAAAAAGATGCTTATTGGTCAGAAGCCTTTGAATGGGCCGTTAATCATGGAATCATCAAAGGGTTTGCTAAGGAGCAACTGCTCAAACCAAATCAACCTATGACTGAAAGCCAATACTTGAATGTATTTCTACGATATACATTAGGACAGGATTTAAAGGATGAATCGGTCAAGAATCTCTACACATTAGCGAAATCTTACGAACTACCTGTTACCGGAAAATCAAATCATGTCGTAACTAGAGGGGAAGCAGCCATCCTTCTAGTCAAAAGCTTCACAGACAAGAAGATGACAGAAAAAGAAGCGATCCAATGGCTCTATGATCATCAAATCGTCAATGGCTACACAGACAAAAAAGGAAATAATCCAAAAAATTATCAATCCTACCAAGCAAAAAAACCTATTACACGAGCAGACCTCGTAACCATGTTCTATCGAGTACAAAGTATGTAA
- a CDS encoding L-lactate permease, translating to MKYVQNFIPFQDHLYISALVALIPILFFFWALAIKRMPAYKAGIYTLLIALVISVIVYRMPVVLPVMSATQGAIYGILPIGWIIVSSVFLYKLTVKTGQFDIIRNSVVSITEDRRLQALLVAFSFGAFLEGAAGFGAPVAITAALLVGLGFSPLYAAGICLLANTAPVAFGAIGAPIIAMEGPTGQSALEISKMVGRQLPFISVFIPLYLIIVMAGLKKTKEVLPAILVSGISFAVTQYFTSNFMGPELPDVLSALVSLIVLTIFLKFWKPKSIFHFSHEEVAASSDSIRTTPTYTKGQIAKAWSPFIILTVLITIWGIPQIKTALVGHYEGSNIILKAINLIGGWITFNPNVPWLNNHVINANGDPIAATYKLELLGAAGTAILIAAIITKFVLRISWKQWFSVFGETLKELKFPILTIVVVVAFAYVMNSSGMITTLALALAKTGSFFPFFSPVLGWLGVFITGSDTSSNVLFGTLQQVSAQSVGMHPLLALAANSSGGVTGKMISPQSIAVACAAAGLAGKESDLFRFTIKHSLFLLLLICIITFLQSSVLTWMIP from the coding sequence ATGAAATATGTACAAAACTTTATCCCCTTTCAAGATCATCTGTACATCTCAGCATTAGTAGCTCTTATTCCTATTCTATTTTTCTTTTGGGCATTAGCTATAAAACGTATGCCCGCATATAAGGCAGGAATCTACACCCTACTTATTGCTTTGGTTATTTCTGTAATCGTTTACAGAATGCCTGTTGTTTTACCTGTCATGTCCGCTACACAAGGGGCAATTTATGGTATTCTTCCGATTGGTTGGATTATTGTTTCTTCAGTATTTTTATATAAACTTACAGTAAAAACAGGTCAATTTGATATTATTCGAAACTCTGTTGTTTCCATTACTGAGGATCGTCGTTTGCAAGCATTACTTGTCGCTTTTTCCTTTGGTGCCTTCTTAGAAGGGGCAGCAGGTTTCGGTGCACCTGTAGCAATTACAGCGGCTCTATTAGTTGGACTTGGATTTAGTCCTCTCTACGCTGCAGGAATATGTTTGTTAGCTAATACTGCTCCTGTTGCATTTGGTGCAATTGGTGCACCGATTATTGCAATGGAGGGCCCGACTGGTCAATCCGCTTTGGAAATTTCAAAAATGGTGGGGCGGCAGTTGCCTTTTATTTCAGTCTTTATCCCATTGTATTTAATTATCGTAATGGCGGGATTAAAGAAAACAAAGGAAGTTCTTCCAGCCATATTAGTATCTGGAATTTCATTTGCAGTTACACAGTATTTCACGTCAAACTTTATGGGTCCGGAGCTTCCTGATGTTTTATCTGCATTAGTATCATTAATCGTACTAACTATCTTCTTGAAATTTTGGAAGCCCAAATCCATTTTCCACTTTTCACATGAAGAGGTAGCTGCTTCATCTGACTCAATACGTACCACTCCTACCTATACAAAAGGACAAATTGCTAAAGCATGGTCACCATTTATTATTTTAACTGTTCTTATTACTATTTGGGGAATTCCCCAAATTAAAACAGCATTAGTCGGACATTACGAAGGTTCTAATATTATTTTGAAAGCGATTAACCTAATTGGTGGATGGATAACCTTTAATCCAAATGTACCATGGTTAAATAATCATGTAATTAATGCTAATGGTGATCCAATTGCTGCTACATATAAATTAGAACTTTTAGGTGCCGCTGGAACAGCAATTCTCATTGCTGCTATAATTACGAAGTTTGTATTAAGGATTTCATGGAAACAATGGTTTTCTGTATTTGGAGAAACGTTAAAGGAATTAAAATTTCCAATTTTAACGATTGTTGTAGTGGTTGCATTTGCATATGTAATGAATTCATCTGGGATGATCACAACACTTGCTTTAGCCCTTGCAAAAACGGGATCTTTTTTCCCATTTTTCTCTCCTGTACTTGGCTGGTTAGGTGTCTTTATTACTGGATCGGATACCTCATCAAATGTTTTATTCGGAACATTACAACAAGTATCTGCCCAATCTGTCGGTATGCATCCATTATTAGCCCTTGCTGCTAACTCATCCGGTGGAGTGACAGGAAAAATGATTTCTCCGCAATCCATTGCCGTGGCTTGTGCGGCTGCAGGGCTAGCAGGTAAAGAATCTGATTTATTCCGTTTTACAATTAAACATAGTCTTTTCTTATTGCTTCTTATTTGTATTATTACATTTTTACAATCTTCTGTATTGACTTGGATGATTCCATAA
- a CDS encoding FadR/GntR family transcriptional regulator translates to MEYKKIQPKKIYEQVADELVEMIREGNLKPGEKLDSVQQLAENFSVGRSAIREALTSLRAMGLIELRQGEGTYVKKFEPNDISYSIVQALLMNKEDIIHLLEVRKILETGIVVAAAEKHNEEDLDKMKIALKEMKKATVNEELGEQADLAFHLAIVNATHNPLLINLMSHVSELMVQAMEETRRIWLYSRVSTLEILYEQHSRILEGIESRNKEQARNAMLDHLESVENMLKDYIK, encoded by the coding sequence ATGGAATATAAAAAAATACAACCCAAAAAAATATATGAGCAAGTAGCTGATGAGTTAGTTGAAATGATTCGTGAAGGGAATTTGAAGCCAGGAGAAAAGCTAGATTCTGTTCAGCAGCTAGCTGAAAATTTTTCAGTTGGAAGATCTGCCATTCGTGAGGCACTTACATCACTAAGAGCAATGGGATTGATTGAACTTAGACAAGGGGAAGGGACCTATGTAAAAAAATTTGAGCCAAACGATATTTCCTATTCGATAGTACAAGCATTGTTAATGAATAAGGAGGATATTATCCATCTTTTAGAAGTTCGTAAAATTTTGGAGACTGGAATAGTGGTTGCAGCAGCGGAAAAGCATAATGAGGAAGATTTAGATAAAATGAAAATCGCCCTTAAAGAAATGAAAAAAGCTACAGTGAATGAAGAGCTAGGTGAACAAGCTGATTTGGCCTTTCACTTAGCAATCGTTAATGCCACACATAATCCACTTTTAATAAATCTGATGAGTCATGTTTCTGAACTGATGGTTCAAGCAATGGAAGAAACTAGACGTATTTGGTTATATTCAAGGGTTAGTACTTTAGAGATTCTATATGAACAGCATAGTAGAATTTTGGAAGGTATTGAAAGTAGAAATAAGGAACAAGCAAGGAATGCGATGCTTGATCACCTCGAAAGCGTGGAAAACATGCTTAAGGATTATATAAAATAA